The following are encoded in a window of Alphaproteobacteria bacterium genomic DNA:
- a CDS encoding cell envelope biogenesis protein TolA yields the protein MDRAEATGLGVSIAGHVALLALLSLALVTAGRIPLSPPPMEVSFVDEVALTSAAPQPSPAPAAQATAPDVGPTEDAAPAAPLAPAPAPPEAEVKPPKPVAEEAAPAPPTPRRAERPAPQTPRRAEQRPVPPAPEGTGRTTRRSGLGDLDPRSFGRDPAAQRSAPPAATMNARAAADIASAIARQVQPCADRQINPGPGAERIVTPIILSLNRDGSLKTRPRVGEQRGLDDENSRYARRVADLAINAFASCAPLRGLPQELYDVPRGWANFTMNYRLPG from the coding sequence ATGGACCGCGCGGAGGCCACCGGGCTCGGCGTTTCCATCGCCGGCCACGTCGCGCTCCTCGCCTTGCTGTCGCTCGCTTTGGTCACCGCCGGCCGGATACCCCTCTCGCCGCCGCCGATGGAGGTGTCGTTCGTCGACGAGGTCGCCTTGACCTCGGCCGCGCCGCAGCCTTCGCCGGCGCCGGCCGCCCAGGCGACGGCGCCTGACGTCGGCCCGACGGAGGACGCGGCTCCGGCGGCGCCCCTCGCCCCCGCGCCGGCGCCGCCCGAGGCGGAGGTCAAGCCGCCCAAGCCGGTCGCCGAGGAAGCGGCTCCCGCGCCGCCGACTCCGCGCCGCGCCGAGCGCCCGGCGCCCCAGACCCCGCGCCGGGCCGAGCAGCGCCCCGTGCCGCCCGCGCCGGAGGGCACAGGGCGCACCACCCGGCGCTCGGGCCTCGGCGACCTCGATCCGCGCAGCTTCGGCCGCGATCCCGCCGCGCAGCGCAGCGCGCCGCCCGCGGCCACGATGAATGCGCGGGCAGCGGCCGATATCGCCTCGGCCATCGCGAGGCAGGTCCAGCCCTGCGCCGACCGCCAGATCAATCCGGGACCGGGGGCCGAGCGGATCGTGACTCCGATCATCCTCAGCCTCAACCGCGACGGGTCGCTCAAGACTCGGCCGCGGGTCGGCGAGCAGCGCGGGCTCGACGACGAGAACAGCCGCTACGCGCGCCGCGTCGCCGATCTCGCGATCAACGCCTTCGCGTCCTGCGCGCCGCTGCGCGGCCTGCCGCAGGAGCTTTACGACGTGCCCCGCGGCTGGGCCAATTTCACCATGAACTACCGGCTGCCCGGATAG
- the ruvA gene encoding Holliday junction branch migration protein RuvA, whose protein sequence is MIARLRGLLDSFGADHAVIDVNGVGYLVSASSRTLSSLGAIGEEVVLHTEMLVAEDFIRLVGFTTAAERDWFRLLTSVQGVGARVALAILSALSIDEVHRAVASGDSAMVARAQGVGPKLAQRIVNELKDKAGGIALGSGGAAAPSGGNAQDAISALANLGFRPSEAAAAVAKAEAEVGPEATLDLLVRTALKKAAK, encoded by the coding sequence ATGATCGCCAGGCTCCGCGGCCTGCTCGATTCGTTCGGCGCGGATCATGCGGTGATCGACGTCAACGGCGTCGGCTATCTCGTTTCCGCCTCCTCGCGAACGCTTTCGTCGCTGGGCGCGATCGGCGAGGAAGTGGTTCTGCACACCGAGATGCTGGTCGCCGAGGATTTCATCCGCCTGGTCGGCTTCACCACCGCCGCCGAGCGCGACTGGTTCCGCCTCTTGACCTCGGTCCAGGGCGTCGGCGCCCGGGTCGCCCTCGCCATCCTCTCGGCGCTGTCGATCGACGAAGTCCACCGCGCGGTGGCCAGCGGCGATAGCGCGATGGTCGCCCGGGCCCAGGGCGTCGGCCCGAAGCTGGCCCAGCGCATCGTCAACGAGCTCAAGGACAAGGCGGGTGGCATCGCGCTCGGCTCCGGCGGCGCGGCGGCGCCGAGCGGCGGCAATGCCCAGGACGCCATCTCCGCGCTGGCCAATCTCGGTTTCCGCCCGAGCGAGGCCGCCGCCGCGGTCGCCAAGGCTGAGGCGGAGGTGGGCCCGGAAGCGACGCTGGATTTGCTCGTCCGCACCGCGCTCAAGAAGGCCGCCAAATGA
- a CDS encoding FRG domain-containing protein, with amino-acid sequence MRGEFNLPTIAEPKSFSELLEVIEEFQSTSDASWYRGCRNAGHCLQPSIMRHAPVKPFKEIHELEKQIASRFVQRSLPFVSRPFMDEWDKLFFMQHYGVPTRLLDWTENPFVAIYFAMTPLRVEPDKDAALWLCDPVKWNSHVMSSYSGKKGILDQSSRFLTQYSPEALVDDVPNHPIMMYGTYNSPRIVAQRGGFALFGNLPDPMEQIHQTGGFAPECLQKVTVKKEHIPDIRSSLLKKGFTESVVFPDLDGLAKEIRREFGFEQ; translated from the coding sequence GTGCGTGGGGAATTTAACTTGCCGACGATAGCTGAGCCAAAAAGTTTTTCGGAGCTATTGGAGGTTATCGAAGAATTTCAGTCCACGTCAGATGCCTCGTGGTATCGCGGGTGCCGCAACGCTGGCCACTGTCTCCAGCCCTCCATCATGAGGCACGCGCCCGTCAAACCCTTCAAGGAAATACACGAATTGGAGAAGCAGATCGCTTCTCGGTTTGTGCAGCGGTCTCTTCCCTTCGTGTCACGGCCGTTCATGGATGAGTGGGATAAGCTCTTTTTCATGCAGCACTACGGGGTGCCCACTCGGCTGCTGGATTGGACGGAAAATCCGTTCGTCGCGATATACTTCGCGATGACTCCGCTCCGGGTCGAGCCAGACAAAGACGCCGCCCTCTGGCTTTGTGATCCGGTAAAGTGGAACTCCCACGTCATGAGTTCCTATTCTGGTAAAAAGGGAATTCTCGATCAGAGCTCCCGTTTTCTGACGCAATACTCGCCCGAGGCGCTGGTCGATGATGTGCCCAACCACCCGATCATGATGTATGGGACATACAACAGCCCGCGTATCGTTGCGCAGCGCGGCGGCTTTGCTCTCTTTGGAAACCTGCCTGATCCCATGGAGCAGATTCACCAAACAGGAGGCTTCGCGCCAGAGTGCCTACAGAAGGTGACCGTCAAGAAGGAACACATCCCTGACATCAGATCGTCCCTTCTAAAGAAGGGATTCACGGAATCGGTGGTCTTCCCCGACCTGGATGGCCTCGCAAAGGAAATAAGGCGAGAGTTTGGATTCGAGCAATGA
- the ruvC gene encoding crossover junction endodeoxyribonuclease RuvC, with amino-acid sequence MLIIGLDPGLACTGWGVIAAEGNRLSHIANGQVRTDARAALPARLVALEAALGAVIADHAPEAAACEEVFLNENPQSTLKLGQARGVVLLALAKRGLEIGEYAPRLVKKALVGTGAAEKAQVHAMVQRLLPSAKIAGADAADALAVAITHAHHLASARRFG; translated from the coding sequence GTGCTGATCATCGGCCTCGATCCCGGCTTGGCCTGCACCGGCTGGGGGGTGATCGCGGCCGAGGGGAACCGGCTCTCCCACATCGCCAACGGCCAGGTGCGCACTGACGCCAGGGCGGCGCTGCCGGCGCGGCTGGTGGCGCTCGAGGCGGCGCTGGGCGCGGTAATCGCGGACCACGCGCCGGAAGCGGCCGCCTGCGAGGAGGTGTTCCTCAACGAGAACCCGCAATCGACCCTGAAGCTCGGCCAGGCGCGCGGCGTCGTCCTGCTCGCTCTGGCCAAGCGTGGGCTCGAGATCGGCGAATATGCGCCGCGGCTGGTCAAGAAGGCGCTGGTCGGCACCGGCGCGGCGGAGAAGGCGCAGGTCCATGCGATGGTCCAGCGGCTGTTGCCGTCGGCGAAGATCGCGGGTGCGGATGCGGCCGACGCGCTGGCCGTGGCGATCACCCACGCCCACCACCTCGCCAGCGCGCGGCGCTTCGGCTGA
- the ruvB gene encoding Holliday junction branch migration DNA helicase RuvB — translation MTDPDRLTTPERRPEDLDAALRPKTLDEFVGQKAARENLRVFIQAAKGRGDALDHVLFFGPPGLGKTTLAQIVARELGVGFRATSGPVIAKSGDLAALLTNLEDGDVLFIDEIHRLAPAVEEILYPAMEDRVLDLMIGEGPSARSVRIDLPKFTLVGATTRQGLITTPLRDRFGIPVRLNFYSVEELEHVVRRAGRLLGLSLTEDGAKEVARRSRGTPRIAGRLLRRVRDFAHSDGDAEVDATVADAALNRMEVDKLGLDAMDRRYLTMIADIYRGGPVGVETLAAGLSEPRDTIEEVIEPYMIQLGLIARTARGRCLNGPGWTHLGLPQPKGGQAGLFEGK, via the coding sequence ATGACCGACCCCGATCGCCTCACCACGCCCGAGCGGCGCCCCGAGGATCTCGACGCCGCCTTGCGGCCCAAGACGCTCGACGAGTTCGTCGGACAGAAGGCGGCGCGGGAGAATCTGCGGGTGTTCATCCAGGCCGCGAAGGGCCGCGGCGACGCGCTCGATCACGTCCTCTTCTTCGGCCCGCCGGGGCTCGGCAAGACGACCCTCGCGCAGATCGTCGCGCGCGAGCTCGGGGTCGGCTTTCGCGCCACTTCGGGGCCGGTGATCGCCAAGTCGGGCGATCTCGCCGCCTTGCTCACCAACCTCGAGGACGGCGACGTTTTGTTCATCGACGAGATCCACCGGCTCGCGCCGGCGGTCGAGGAGATCCTCTATCCGGCGATGGAGGACCGCGTTCTCGATCTGATGATCGGCGAGGGGCCCTCGGCGCGCTCGGTGCGGATCGACCTGCCCAAATTCACCCTGGTCGGCGCGACCACCCGGCAGGGGCTGATCACCACCCCCTTGCGCGACCGCTTCGGAATCCCGGTGCGGCTCAATTTCTACAGCGTCGAGGAGCTAGAGCATGTCGTCCGCCGCGCCGGCCGGCTGCTCGGCCTTTCGCTGACGGAGGACGGGGCGAAAGAGGTGGCCAGGCGCTCGCGCGGAACGCCGCGGATCGCCGGGCGGCTGCTTCGCCGGGTGCGCGACTTCGCCCATTCGGATGGCGACGCCGAGGTGGACGCGACGGTCGCCGACGCCGCGCTCAACCGGATGGAAGTCGACAAGCTCGGCCTCGACGCGATGGACCGGCGTTACCTCACGATGATCGCCGACATCTATCGCGGCGGGCCGGTCGGGGTCGAGACGCTCGCCGCCGGCCTCTCCGAGCCGCGCGACACGATCGAGGAGGTGATCGAGCCCTATATGATCCAGCTCGGCCTGATCGCCCGCACCGCGCGCGGACGCTGCCTCAACGGCCCCGGCTGGACCCATCTCGGCCTGCCTCAGCCCAAAGGCGGGCAGGCCGGCCTGTTCGAAGGAAAATGA
- a CDS encoding YbgC/FadM family acyl-CoA thioesterase has protein sequence MSGEIDRPYEGAFVGGTHHFALRVYFEDTDVAGVVYYANYLKFMERARSDMLRCAGVDQREAIEAGAGVYVVAEANIKYRASAKLDDALVVLSEVREVRAASCVIHQRVMRRDDILAEAMITAAFICEGRPKRQPRAWVEAYERLKKED, from the coding sequence GTGAGCGGAGAGATCGATCGGCCCTACGAGGGCGCCTTCGTCGGCGGCACGCACCATTTCGCGCTGCGCGTCTATTTCGAGGACACCGACGTCGCCGGCGTCGTCTACTACGCCAATTACCTCAAATTCATGGAGCGGGCCCGCTCCGACATGCTGCGTTGCGCCGGAGTCGACCAGCGCGAGGCGATCGAGGCGGGCGCCGGAGTCTATGTCGTCGCCGAGGCGAACATCAAATACCGCGCCTCGGCGAAGCTCGACGACGCGCTCGTGGTGCTCAGCGAAGTTCGCGAGGTGCGCGCGGCCTCGTGCGTCATTCATCAGCGAGTCATGCGCAGGGATGACATTCTCGCCGAGGCGATGATCACCGCCGCCTTCATCTGTGAGGGACGGCCGAAGCGCCAGCCGCGCGCATGGGTCGAAGCATATGAGCGGCTGAAGAAGGAAGACTGA
- a CDS encoding DUF262 domain-containing protein encodes MIYKGLRILSHPSKPLLWWYKQRDVIDFDPPYQRKGRLWSRSDKAYLIDSIINGFDIPKLYMADFQMGGMALNRSGKEYAIIDGKQRFEAVFDFFDHALTLNADFVWRRDPSLKLGGLSLRDLRNSYPDIADAFETETFDVMSVVTDDSEDINELFVRLNRSKPLSGAEIRNAMIGAVPDMIRNVAKHELFTDYIRFSTKRAGDFNAAAKIVLFEYRGSPASTKKSDLDAFAQLRRVEAEKLDLAGNHCLTHLDSMTQVFLPRDILLASAGVFPVYYWFVRVAHPSLYSYIREFLVQFEGERAEARARAARDENLSDERDYVYSRYDTFNRSTDDRRSHLGRLGILATLFGDWLRGRHLTNPVPDLSRRVRELRSTVQHEIDEGDSE; translated from the coding sequence ATGATTTACAAAGGCCTCAGGATACTTTCGCATCCGAGTAAGCCACTTTTGTGGTGGTACAAGCAGCGGGATGTTATTGACTTTGACCCGCCCTATCAGCGGAAGGGCAGACTTTGGTCACGCTCTGACAAGGCCTATTTGATCGATTCAATCATAAACGGGTTTGATATACCGAAGCTATACATGGCCGACTTCCAGATGGGTGGGATGGCGCTCAATCGAAGTGGGAAAGAATATGCCATTATCGACGGCAAGCAGCGTTTCGAAGCTGTGTTTGATTTTTTTGATCATGCGCTAACGTTAAACGCAGATTTTGTGTGGAGGAGAGATCCCAGCCTCAAATTAGGCGGTTTGTCGCTGCGCGACCTCCGCAACAGCTATCCTGATATTGCGGACGCTTTTGAAACTGAGACATTTGATGTCATGTCCGTCGTTACGGACGATTCTGAAGACATTAACGAGCTTTTTGTTCGTCTAAATAGAAGCAAGCCGTTGTCCGGCGCTGAGATTCGAAACGCCATGATTGGCGCTGTGCCGGATATGATACGCAACGTCGCCAAACATGAGTTGTTCACCGACTACATTCGATTTAGCACTAAGCGGGCCGGTGATTTCAATGCAGCGGCGAAAATCGTGTTATTTGAGTACCGTGGATCCCCGGCGAGCACAAAGAAGTCAGACTTGGATGCATTTGCTCAGCTGCGGCGTGTTGAGGCTGAGAAGCTGGACCTTGCTGGCAACCATTGCCTCACGCATCTCGACTCGATGACACAGGTTTTCCTGCCTCGCGATATCCTGCTCGCATCCGCCGGTGTCTTTCCGGTCTATTACTGGTTCGTGCGCGTAGCCCATCCTAGTTTGTATTCTTATATTCGAGAATTTCTCGTTCAATTTGAAGGAGAGCGTGCTGAGGCGCGTGCGCGTGCGGCGCGTGACGAGAACCTGAGCGACGAGAGGGACTACGTCTATTCGCGATACGATACATTCAATCGTTCCACCGATGACCGGCGCAGTCACTTGGGGAGATTGGGAATACTCGCAACACTCTTCGGGGACTGGCTTCGGGGGCGCCACCTCACAAATCCGGTTCCTGACTTGAGCCGGCGAGTTCGGGAATTGCGCTCGACAGTGCAGCATGAGATTGACGAAGGCGACAGCGAATAG
- a CDS encoding helix-turn-helix domain-containing protein translates to MAEALANRLLDLRAERGLTQAALAEMVGVSRKTINTVENGVFVPSTLLALKLARALGRPVEDIFFLES, encoded by the coding sequence ATGGCTGAAGCCCTCGCCAACCGGCTGCTCGACCTTAGGGCCGAGCGGGGCCTCACCCAGGCCGCTTTGGCGGAGATGGTGGGCGTGAGCCGCAAGACGATCAACACGGTCGAGAACGGGGTGTTCGTGCCCTCGACATTGCTGGCGCTGAAGCTCGCCCGAGCGCTGGGAAGGCCGGTCGAGGACATCTTCTTCCTCGAAAGCTGA
- a CDS encoding DUF3089 domain-containing protein — translation MKKLFLALGLCAAPALAQPAPPAPAAAARAAIDYSDAATWLCLPGRQDACGRALPTADLTPAGYGPVTQSTPAADPPIDCFYVYPTVSRDPGLNSDMSPGVEEQGTAAVQLARFASVCKTYAPVYRQVTLGAIPRALAGENVTANFIMAYADVANAWRYYLEHYNHGRPFVLIGHSQGTIHLTQLLAREIENGPAAARMLSALLIGYAVEVPEGRLVGGSLQRTPLCSRAGQTGCVITYMSFRADAPPPAGSLMGRAPRPGMTAACVNPAALSGGSAPLDSYWYAAASQFGGPTITWSTAGAPPAPFLHARGLISGECRHDGQAGWLAITVNADPADARTDQIPGDVYLGASRQAGWGLHLGDVPYAQGDLIRAVEAQRDAMLRRRR, via the coding sequence ATGAAGAAGCTGTTCCTGGCGCTCGGCCTTTGCGCCGCGCCCGCGCTGGCGCAACCGGCGCCGCCCGCACCGGCGGCCGCCGCGCGCGCCGCGATCGACTATTCGGACGCCGCGACCTGGCTCTGCCTTCCGGGCCGCCAGGACGCCTGCGGACGCGCGCTGCCGACCGCCGACCTGACTCCCGCCGGCTACGGCCCGGTCACGCAAAGCACGCCGGCCGCCGATCCGCCGATCGACTGCTTCTACGTCTATCCGACCGTCTCGCGCGATCCAGGCCTCAACAGCGACATGAGCCCGGGAGTCGAGGAGCAGGGCACCGCCGCGGTCCAGCTCGCGCGCTTCGCCTCGGTCTGCAAGACCTACGCGCCGGTCTACCGGCAGGTGACTCTGGGCGCGATCCCGCGGGCGCTCGCGGGGGAGAACGTCACCGCCAACTTCATCATGGCCTATGCCGACGTGGCGAACGCCTGGCGCTATTATCTCGAACATTACAATCACGGCCGCCCCTTCGTCCTGATCGGCCACAGCCAGGGGACGATCCACCTGACCCAGTTGCTGGCGCGGGAGATCGAGAACGGCCCGGCCGCCGCGCGCATGCTCTCGGCGCTTCTGATCGGCTATGCGGTCGAGGTGCCGGAAGGAAGGCTCGTCGGCGGCAGCCTCCAGCGCACGCCGCTCTGCAGCCGGGCGGGACAGACCGGCTGCGTCATCACCTACATGTCATTCCGGGCCGACGCCCCTCCGCCGGCCGGATCGCTGATGGGCCGCGCGCCGCGTCCGGGCATGACCGCCGCCTGCGTCAATCCGGCCGCGCTAAGCGGCGGCAGCGCGCCGCTCGATTCCTACTGGTACGCCGCCGCCAGCCAGTTCGGCGGCCCGACCATCACCTGGTCGACGGCGGGCGCTCCGCCCGCGCCGTTCCTCCACGCCCGCGGACTGATCTCCGGCGAGTGCCGGCACGACGGGCAGGCCGGCTGGCTGGCGATCACCGTCAACGCCGATCCGGCCGACGCGCGCACGGACCAGATACCGGGCGACGTCTATCTCGGAGCGAGCCGCCAGGCCGGCTGGGGCCTTCACCTCGGCGACGTTCCCTATGCGCAGGGCGACCTGATCCGCGCCGTCGAGGCGCAGCGCGACGCGATGCTGAGGCGGCGGCGCTAG
- the tolR gene encoding protein TolR: protein MGPILGPGRRGRRTPMAEINVTPMVDVMLVLLIIFMVTAPLLTAGVQVDLPESKAASLDQNNEPVAISIDSGGNIFIDETPVPLDTIDAHLQQIAAASHEAGGPRIFLRADRGLDYGRVMQVMGEINRAGLRRVALVSTAQGEPR, encoded by the coding sequence ATGGGTCCCATACTCGGCCCCGGCCGGCGCGGGCGGCGTACCCCGATGGCGGAGATCAACGTCACGCCGATGGTCGACGTCATGCTCGTGCTGCTGATCATCTTCATGGTCACCGCGCCCCTGCTCACCGCCGGAGTCCAGGTCGATCTTCCGGAGAGCAAGGCGGCGTCGCTCGACCAGAATAACGAGCCGGTGGCGATCTCGATCGATTCCGGCGGCAACATCTTCATCGACGAGACGCCGGTGCCGCTCGACACGATCGACGCGCATCTGCAGCAGATCGCCGCGGCGAGCCATGAAGCGGGCGGCCCGCGAATCTTCCTGCGCGCCGACCGCGGGCTCGATTACGGCCGGGTCATGCAGGTGATGGGCGAGATCAACCGCGCCGGCCTGAGGCGGGTCGCCCTCGTCAGCACGGCGCAGGGGGAGCCGCGCTGA
- the lepA gene encoding elongation factor 4, which yields MTDLKNLRNFSIIAHIDHGKSTLADRLIQQTGGLTAREMTSQVLDNMELEQERGITIKAQTVRLDYRSQDGQDYVLNLMDTPGHVDFAYEVSRSLAACEGALLVVDAAQGVEAQTLANVYQSIEHDHEIVPVINKIDLPAADVDKVRREIEDIVGLPADDAVLTSAKTGIGIDEVLEAIVARIPPPSGDSAAPLKAMLVDSWYDPYLGVVILIRVIDGVIRKGQQIAFMAAGTTHLVDRVGVFRPKIEQLSALGAGEIGFITAQIKDISETRVGDTITDAKRPTKTPLPGFKEVQPVVFCGLFPTDANDFEKLRDSLAKLRLNDASFSFEMETSAALGFGFRCGFLGLLHLEIIQERLTREYDLDLITTAPSVIYEVHLNKAKDAAASVGSQRRIGTDEAGLEVIEIHNPADWPDQNRIAAVEEPWIEAVIYVPDEHLGAILKLCQDRRGIQKNLTYVAGRAQLTYELPLNEVVFDFYDRLKSISRGYASFDYHQTGHRDGDLVKMNILVNGEPVDALSMIVHRGAAEARGRQLCERLKDLIPRHLFKIPIQAAIGGKVIARETIAALRKDVTAKCYGGDISRKKKLLEKQKEGKKRMREYGSVSIPQEAFIAALRMGEE from the coding sequence ATGACCGACCTCAAAAACCTCCGCAATTTCAGTATCATAGCCCATATCGACCATGGGAAATCGACCCTCGCCGACCGGCTGATCCAGCAGACGGGGGGGCTGACGGCGCGGGAGATGACCAGCCAGGTGCTCGACAATATGGAGCTCGAGCAGGAGCGGGGGATCACGATCAAGGCGCAGACGGTGCGGCTCGATTACCGCAGCCAGGACGGGCAGGACTACGTGCTCAACCTGATGGACACGCCGGGCCATGTCGACTTCGCCTACGAGGTGAGCCGGAGCCTCGCCGCCTGTGAGGGCGCCTTGCTGGTGGTCGACGCGGCGCAGGGGGTGGAGGCGCAGACTCTCGCCAACGTTTACCAGTCGATCGAGCACGACCACGAGATCGTCCCCGTCATCAACAAGATCGACCTGCCCGCGGCCGACGTCGACAAGGTGCGCAGGGAGATCGAGGACATCGTCGGGTTGCCCGCGGACGACGCCGTGCTGACCTCGGCCAAGACGGGGATCGGCATCGACGAGGTGCTGGAGGCGATCGTCGCTCGCATCCCGCCGCCGAGCGGAGACTCCGCGGCGCCGCTGAAGGCGATGCTCGTCGACAGCTGGTACGATCCCTATCTCGGAGTGGTCATCCTGATCCGGGTGATCGACGGCGTCATCAGGAAGGGCCAGCAGATCGCCTTCATGGCCGCCGGCACCACGCACCTCGTCGACCGGGTCGGCGTGTTCCGGCCGAAGATCGAGCAATTGAGCGCGCTCGGGGCGGGCGAGATCGGCTTCATCACCGCGCAGATCAAGGACATCAGCGAGACCCGCGTCGGCGACACGATCACCGACGCGAAGAGACCGACGAAGACGCCGCTGCCGGGGTTCAAGGAGGTCCAGCCGGTCGTCTTCTGCGGCCTGTTCCCGACCGACGCCAACGATTTCGAGAAGCTCCGCGATTCGCTCGCCAAGCTGCGGCTCAACGACGCCAGCTTCTCGTTCGAGATGGAGACCAGCGCGGCGCTCGGCTTCGGCTTCCGCTGCGGCTTCCTCGGCCTGCTCCACCTCGAGATCATCCAGGAGCGGCTGACCCGCGAATACGATCTCGACCTCATCACGACGGCTCCCTCGGTGATCTACGAGGTGCATTTGAACAAGGCCAAGGACGCGGCCGCCTCGGTCGGCTCGCAGCGCCGGATCGGGACGGACGAGGCCGGGCTCGAGGTGATCGAGATCCACAATCCCGCCGACTGGCCGGACCAGAACCGGATCGCCGCGGTCGAGGAGCCGTGGATCGAGGCGGTGATCTACGTGCCCGACGAGCATCTCGGCGCGATCCTCAAGCTCTGCCAGGACCGGCGCGGGATCCAGAAGAATTTGACCTATGTCGCGGGGCGCGCGCAGCTGACCTACGAGCTGCCGCTGAACGAGGTGGTGTTCGATTTCTACGACCGGCTGAAGAGCATCAGCCGCGGCTATGCGAGCTTCGACTACCACCAGACCGGCCACCGCGACGGCGACCTCGTCAAGATGAACATCCTGGTCAACGGCGAGCCGGTCGATGCGCTCAGCATGATCGTCCATCGGGGGGCGGCGGAAGCGCGCGGGCGGCAGCTGTGCGAGCGGCTCAAGGATTTGATCCCGAGGCATTTGTTCAAGATCCCGATCCAGGCCGCGATCGGCGGGAAAGTGATCGCCCGCGAAACCATCGCCGCCCTCCGCAAGGACGTCACCGCCAAATGCTACGGCGGCGACATTTCCCGCAAGAAGAAGCTGCTCGAGAAGCAAAAAGAGGGCAAAAAGCGGATGCGGGAGTACGGCAGCGTCTCGATCCCGCAGGAGGCCTTCATCGCTGCCTTGCGGATGGGCGAGGAATAG
- a CDS encoding YebC/PmpR family DNA-binding transcriptional regulator — protein MAGHSKYKNIMYRKGAQDKKRSAMFSKLSREITVAAKMGVPDPDMNARLRAAVNAAKAQSMPKDNIQRSIDKASASDAENYEEIRYEGFGPGGVSLVVEALTDNRNRTATNVRTAFSKNGGNLGASGAVTHGFSRLGLIEYPAAAGDSDQVFEAAIEAGAEDVESDEDGHRIWTGVDDLHGVARALEGALGAAESVKLAWRPQTNVDVAEGDAEQLMKLVETLEEDDDVQTVWGNYELSDAVLEKLG, from the coding sequence ATGGCCGGCCACAGCAAATATAAGAACATCATGTATCGCAAGGGCGCTCAGGACAAGAAGCGCTCGGCGATGTTCTCCAAGCTCAGCCGCGAGATCACCGTCGCGGCCAAGATGGGCGTGCCCGATCCGGACATGAACGCGCGCCTTCGCGCCGCCGTCAACGCGGCCAAGGCGCAGTCGATGCCCAAGGACAATATCCAGCGCTCGATCGACAAGGCCTCGGCCTCCGACGCCGAGAATTACGAGGAGATCCGCTACGAGGGCTTCGGGCCGGGCGGCGTGTCGCTGGTGGTCGAGGCGCTGACCGACAACCGCAACCGCACCGCGACCAACGTCCGCACCGCCTTCTCCAAGAACGGCGGCAATCTCGGCGCCTCGGGCGCGGTGACCCACGGCTTCTCAAGGCTCGGCCTGATCGAATATCCGGCCGCCGCGGGGGATTCGGACCAGGTGTTCGAAGCGGCGATCGAGGCGGGCGCCGAGGACGTCGAATCGGACGAGGACGGCCACCGGATCTGGACCGGCGTCGACGATTTGCACGGCGTCGCCCGAGCGCTCGAAGGCGCGCTCGGCGCTGCGGAGAGCGTCAAGCTCGCCTGGCGGCCGCAGACCAATGTCGACGTCGCCGAGGGCGACGCCGAGCAGCTGATGAAGCTGGTCGAGACCCTCGAGGAGGACGACGACGTCCAGACCGTCTGGGGCAATTACGAACTGTCCGACGCGGTGCTGGAGAAATTGGGTTGA
- the tolQ gene encoding protein TolQ: MNLGADVMSPVALFLHADIVVKVVMIGLVLASIWTWTIIVGQWMRMRRASRENDRFEREFWKAEDIDSFYESRGRDEFPSAKVLAAGVAEWRRSTSGKAVDRDGTRARLAVAMSSAVIAETDKLASRLNILATVGSVAPFVGLFGTVWGIMRAFTDIAGAQNTSLAVVAPGIAEALFATALGLFAAIPAVIAYNRFSYSINRIEARLQRFADGFHGTLSRELEVEG, encoded by the coding sequence ATGAATCTTGGCGCGGACGTGATGTCGCCGGTCGCTTTGTTCCTTCACGCGGACATCGTCGTGAAGGTGGTGATGATCGGCCTCGTCCTGGCCAGCATCTGGACCTGGACGATCATCGTCGGCCAGTGGATGCGAATGCGCCGCGCGTCCCGCGAAAACGACCGGTTCGAGCGCGAGTTCTGGAAGGCCGAGGATATCGACAGTTTCTACGAATCGCGCGGCCGCGACGAATTCCCCTCGGCCAAGGTGCTCGCCGCCGGAGTCGCGGAGTGGCGGCGCTCGACCTCGGGCAAGGCGGTCGACCGCGACGGCACGCGCGCCCGGCTCGCCGTGGCGATGAGCTCGGCGGTGATCGCCGAGACCGACAAGCTCGCCTCGCGCCTCAACATCCTCGCCACCGTGGGATCGGTCGCGCCGTTCGTCGGCCTGTTCGGCACCGTCTGGGGAATCATGCGCGCCTTCACCGACATCGCCGGCGCTCAGAACACCTCGCTCGCGGTGGTCGCCCCTGGCATCGCCGAGGCTTTGTTCGCCACCGCTCTCGGCCTGTTCGCGGCGATCCCGGCGGTCATCGCCTACAATCGCTTCAGCTACTCGATCAACCGGATCGAGGCGCGCCTCCAGCGCTTCGCCGACGGCTTCCACGGCACCCTGTCGCGCGAGCTGGAGGTGGAGGGATGA